A window of Thermodesulfobacteriota bacterium contains these coding sequences:
- a CDS encoding polysaccharide deacetylase family protein, with protein MSFHIPILMYHQVTPDVEPGFIDCSVTPQTFGLHMDILKLLRFTPISLTLLEEYRNGISTLPKKPIIITFDDCYQDCIDYAVPILQEKGFTAVFYMPTDYAGTDSHWLVPKLGFEFPIIGWDAARKLDSSGFEIGSHSLSHPYLAEISPEDCFRELTDSRKILEDELGHEIVHLAYPYGSYNQKVRDISAEAGYRTACTTDERFSRPGDDMLLLPRVDIMGYYNMLDFLLKLHFEGKYNTTRRWWQYTHGKMRGVGRLVRKIRARLTTN; from the coding sequence ATGAGCTTTCACATCCCAATACTCATGTATCACCAGGTCACCCCCGATGTAGAGCCGGGATTCATAGACTGCTCCGTGACTCCTCAAACCTTCGGCCTGCATATGGACATCCTTAAACTGCTTCGCTTCACACCGATCAGCCTCACACTGCTGGAAGAGTACAGGAACGGAATATCGACACTGCCCAAAAAGCCGATAATTATCACATTCGACGACTGCTACCAGGACTGTATAGACTACGCGGTACCGATACTTCAGGAAAAGGGGTTTACGGCGGTCTTTTATATGCCTACGGATTATGCAGGGACGGACAGCCACTGGCTCGTGCCCAAGCTGGGCTTCGAGTTTCCGATAATCGGCTGGGACGCTGCAAGAAAGCTCGATTCGAGCGGGTTCGAAATCGGGAGCCATAGCCTGAGCCATCCCTACCTCGCGGAGATAAGCCCGGAGGATTGTTTCAGGGAGCTGACCGATTCCCGGAAAATCCTCGAGGACGAGCTCGGTCACGAAATAGTCCACCTGGCATATCCATACGGCTCGTACAATCAAAAGGTCAGAGACATATCCGCGGAAGCGGGATACCGCACGGCCTGTACTACGGACGAACGGTTTTCGAGACCGGGGGACGACATGCTCCTCCTGCCGCGTGTCGACATCATGGGTTATTACAATATGCTCGACTTCCTTCTAAAGCTCCACTTCGAGGGCAAATACAATACGACCCGGAGGTGGTGGCAGTACACCCACGGCAAGATGCGTGGAGTCGGAAGGCTGGTAAGAAAAATAAGGGCTAGGCTTACTACCAACTAG
- a CDS encoding glycosyltransferase: MIKVSVVIPTFQRRDSVKRALTALSAQTFPPESFEVIVSIDGSDDGTREMVEEFSAPFRLKGLWETNSGRATACNRGVKASEGELLIILDDDMEPSPRLVESHYAAHPRNSMLGVIGAAPIFIDESSTLAARYIAAEFNTRQEKISAPNYNFRIWDFYGANLSIRRDVLIEAGAFNELFKVYGYEDIELAQRLVKAGVKFAYSPEALCIQHYEDNFKDLARKTINGGKMAVLMVNLHPETFTELNFRNYNSAGWKWRTLRLLLIWSSLLVPATTGAVVSFVNLFDRSSPERQRRICSLAMDYLFWLGVWSAIKSDKKNEELLYRIKSYEKPKTAPPGNLPA; the protein is encoded by the coding sequence ATGATAAAGGTCAGCGTGGTTATACCGACATTCCAGCGTCGCGATTCCGTAAAGCGGGCGCTTACGGCCCTCTCGGCGCAAACCTTCCCTCCCGAAAGTTTCGAAGTCATAGTTTCGATCGACGGTTCAGACGACGGTACGCGTGAAATGGTCGAAGAGTTCAGCGCCCCCTTCAGGCTAAAGGGCCTCTGGGAAACCAACTCCGGCAGGGCGACGGCATGCAACCGCGGCGTGAAAGCGTCCGAGGGGGAATTGCTCATTATACTGGACGACGATATGGAGCCCTCTCCCCGGCTCGTGGAATCGCATTATGCGGCCCACCCGCGCAATTCCATGCTCGGCGTGATTGGGGCCGCGCCCATCTTCATCGACGAATCTTCGACGCTCGCCGCTCGCTATATCGCCGCCGAATTTAACACACGGCAAGAAAAGATATCCGCTCCTAATTACAATTTTCGCATATGGGATTTCTACGGCGCGAATCTCTCGATTCGCCGCGACGTTTTAATCGAGGCAGGGGCTTTTAACGAGCTTTTCAAAGTTTACGGATACGAAGATATCGAGCTTGCGCAGCGGCTTGTCAAGGCAGGAGTAAAGTTCGCATACAGCCCCGAAGCCCTTTGCATACAGCACTACGAGGACAATTTCAAAGACCTGGCGAGGAAAACGATAAATGGGGGGAAGATGGCGGTCCTCATGGTCAACCTGCATCCCGAGACCTTCACCGAGCTGAATTTCCGCAACTATAACAGCGCAGGGTGGAAATGGCGCACGCTTCGTCTTCTCCTGATATGGTCGAGCCTGCTGGTTCCGGCCACAACCGGCGCCGTGGTCTCATTCGTCAACCTGTTTGACAGGTCGAGCCCGGAGAGACAGAGAAGGATATGCTCGCTTGCCATGGATTATTTATTCTGGCTTGGCGTTTGGTCCGCGATAAAAAGCGATAAAAAGAATGAAGAGCTCCTCTACAGAATAAAGTCGTACGAGAAACCCAAGACCGCTCCCCCCGGGAATCTTCCGGCATAG
- a CDS encoding GNAT family N-acetyltransferase has protein sequence MNIKNTDRIIFKLYNPFSQRAAVKDIWTAMINKCPHSYYLSWARKELWLDNLPSDCNFLLVVGYMNESPVIAFFAGSTTSTFLRYQQVALNQTLIPLIDNAAFIEYNSILVDTEVEMSLESLLDQIPIKSWDEFHMVRCSPIYHNLAPDNTANHKYKITINSQKSYYVDLEEVRRNNYDYLALISRNRRKKIRRAVKEYEKIGEISLKTAGTVPEALTMFDEMVELHQKRWAERNQPGSLSTEYVLNSHKKLITSRFEHGEIQLLKVSAGNHVIGCLYNFVYDGRVLCADSGYSYLPANCYRPGFVCDYFAILHNAEKGLLSYDFMHGEQEYKKSLSTHHIEIQDITVQRKSMKLNMRKAAAKLYRGYRKMRKMIY, from the coding sequence ATGAATATAAAAAATACTGACCGAATCATATTCAAACTTTACAACCCGTTTTCGCAACGCGCCGCAGTGAAGGATATCTGGACAGCCATGATCAATAAATGTCCTCATTCGTATTATCTTTCATGGGCGCGGAAAGAATTATGGCTGGATAACCTGCCCTCCGACTGTAATTTTTTGCTGGTGGTGGGTTACATGAACGAATCCCCTGTCATCGCTTTCTTTGCCGGATCCACGACAAGCACGTTTCTCAGGTATCAGCAGGTTGCGCTTAATCAAACCCTGATTCCTCTCATCGATAACGCGGCATTCATCGAATATAATTCAATCCTGGTCGATACGGAAGTCGAAATGTCTCTCGAGTCGCTGCTCGATCAGATCCCTATAAAGTCGTGGGACGAATTTCATATGGTCAGATGTTCACCGATATACCATAATCTGGCTCCGGACAACACGGCGAACCACAAATACAAAATAACGATCAATTCCCAGAAATCATATTACGTAGACTTGGAGGAGGTCCGCCGTAATAACTACGATTACCTGGCGCTGATCAGCCGAAACAGAAGAAAGAAAATACGTAGGGCCGTTAAAGAATATGAGAAAATCGGGGAGATATCCTTAAAAACAGCCGGGACTGTTCCCGAAGCCTTAACGATGTTCGACGAGATGGTCGAGTTGCACCAAAAAAGATGGGCCGAGCGCAACCAGCCCGGATCCCTGTCGACCGAATACGTTCTTAACTCACACAAAAAGCTTATCACCAGCCGGTTTGAGCATGGAGAAATACAACTCCTGAAAGTATCGGCGGGGAATCATGTCATAGGATGCCTTTACAATTTCGTCTACGACGGAAGGGTCCTTTGCGCCGACAGCGGGTACAGCTATCTCCCCGCCAATTGCTATCGTCCGGGGTTTGTCTGTGACTACTTCGCCATTCTACACAATGCGGAAAAAGGGCTGCTTTCGTATGATTTCATGCATGGAGAACAGGAATATAAGAAAAGCTTATCGACCCATCATATCGAAATTCAGGATATTACAGTGCAAAGAAAGAGCATGAAACTGAATATGAGGAAAGCCGCTGCAAAGCTTTACAGGGGATACAGAAAAATGAGGAAAATGATTTATTGA